The Streptomyces sp. NBC_01197 genome window below encodes:
- a CDS encoding TetR/AcrR family transcriptional regulator — protein MARPKNQGARREALIDAAGRAISERGIAGLRIKDIAAEAGVSAGSVLYYYPDLDDLVFEVHQGAVERFLADRHSRTDHIADPVARLREAIASGLPADADDAAHRLLYELHSRADRSASHAALMGSLFARETALYATILELGAASGDFTLTEPLQDTARNLVTLEDGYGLHIVSRNTAVDRTAALRMIAGYARTVTGCPELCG, from the coding sequence ATGGCTCGACCCAAGAACCAGGGAGCCCGACGCGAGGCGCTGATCGACGCGGCCGGCCGGGCGATTTCCGAACGGGGCATCGCCGGCCTGCGGATCAAGGACATCGCGGCCGAGGCGGGCGTCTCCGCCGGTTCGGTCCTCTACTACTACCCGGACCTCGACGACCTCGTCTTCGAGGTCCACCAGGGCGCCGTCGAGCGGTTCCTCGCCGACCGGCACAGCCGTACGGACCACATCGCGGACCCGGTGGCTCGGCTGCGCGAAGCCATCGCGTCCGGCCTCCCGGCCGACGCCGACGACGCCGCGCACCGGCTGCTGTACGAACTGCACAGCAGGGCCGACCGCAGCGCTTCGCACGCCGCGCTCATGGGCTCGCTCTTCGCCCGGGAGACGGCGCTGTACGCGACGATCCTCGAACTCGGCGCCGCGTCGGGCGACTTCACGCTGACCGAACCCCTCCAGGACACTGCCCGCAATCTGGTGACCCTGGAGGACGGGTACGGGCTGCACATCGTCAGCCGCAACACCGCCGTGGACCGCACGGCCGCGCTGCGGATGATCGCCGGATACGCGCGCACGGTCACCGGCTGCCCGGAGCTGTGCGGCTGA
- a CDS encoding aminotransferase family protein: MPFSHAELAATDRAHIIHPYLPGSAEERVVMTGGSGCRLTDAEGRSYLDATGGLWLAQIGHGREEVAQVAFDQMKQLEYFTSFWEFSNDKAVALAARLASLAPAGLDHVYFTSGGSEGNEAAIKMARYYHHRRGDTDRTWILARDKAYHGIGYGGGSATGFPVYHEGFAPMMPHVSHLTPPWPYRTELYGGQDPTDFLIAELEARIAEIGPGNIAAMIGEPIMGVGGMLVPPADYWPRVREVLDRHGILLIFDEVVTAYGRVGEWFAAQHFDVTPDIIVTAKGITSGYIPLGALIVADRVAEVLLRDHGFPMGYTYNGHPVAAAVALANLDIIEREGLLGRAVTMGARLHAELDAQLGGLPVVGEIRSVGMMLAVELVADRESRTPLPLDPARMPHDVIRRETGVIVRDSAHSLVLSPPLIMTDSEAKEAAVALRSVLERTLPTGEVRA, encoded by the coding sequence ATGCCCTTCAGCCATGCCGAACTCGCCGCCACCGACCGGGCGCACATCATCCATCCGTACCTCCCCGGGTCCGCCGAGGAGCGGGTCGTGATGACCGGCGGCTCCGGCTGCCGGCTCACGGACGCCGAGGGCCGCTCGTACCTCGACGCCACCGGCGGGCTCTGGCTCGCCCAGATCGGCCACGGCCGTGAGGAGGTCGCCCAGGTCGCCTTCGACCAGATGAAGCAGCTGGAGTACTTCACCAGCTTCTGGGAGTTCTCCAACGACAAGGCCGTCGCGCTCGCCGCCCGGCTGGCCTCGCTCGCCCCCGCGGGCCTGGACCACGTCTACTTCACATCGGGCGGCTCCGAGGGCAACGAGGCCGCCATCAAGATGGCCCGCTACTACCACCACCGGCGCGGCGACACCGACCGCACCTGGATCCTGGCCCGCGACAAGGCGTACCACGGCATCGGTTACGGCGGCGGCTCGGCCACCGGGTTCCCCGTCTACCACGAGGGGTTCGCCCCGATGATGCCGCACGTCTCGCACCTCACCCCGCCGTGGCCGTACCGCACCGAGCTGTACGGCGGCCAGGACCCCACCGACTTCCTGATCGCCGAACTGGAGGCCCGTATCGCGGAGATCGGCCCCGGCAACATCGCCGCCATGATCGGCGAGCCCATCATGGGCGTCGGCGGGATGCTCGTGCCGCCCGCCGACTACTGGCCGCGGGTGCGCGAAGTCCTCGACCGGCACGGGATCCTGCTCATCTTCGACGAGGTCGTCACCGCCTACGGGCGCGTCGGCGAGTGGTTCGCCGCGCAGCACTTCGATGTCACCCCCGACATCATCGTCACCGCCAAGGGCATCACCTCCGGGTACATCCCGCTCGGTGCGCTCATCGTCGCCGACCGGGTCGCCGAGGTGCTGCTGCGCGACCACGGCTTCCCGATGGGCTACACGTACAACGGCCATCCGGTGGCGGCCGCCGTCGCGCTGGCCAACCTCGACATCATCGAACGCGAAGGGCTGCTCGGGCGCGCCGTCACCATGGGCGCCCGGCTGCACGCCGAACTGGACGCGCAGCTGGGCGGGTTGCCGGTAGTCGGCGAGATCAGGTCGGTCGGCATGATGCTGGCCGTTGAACTCGTCGCCGACCGCGAGTCGCGCACCCCGCTCCCGCTGGACCCCGCCCGGATGCCGCACGACGTCATCCGTCGCGAGACCGGTGTCATCGTCCGCGACTCGGCCCACAGCCTGGTGCTGTCGCCGCCGCTGATCATGACGGACTCGGAGGCCAAGGAGGCCGCGGTGGCGCTGCGTTCGGTCCTGGAGCGCACCCTCCCCACCGGAGAGGTCCGGGCCTGA
- a CDS encoding aminoglycoside phosphotransferase family protein: MTDTEIEITADLVRDLLQEQHPDLAGLAIREVEGGWGNQMWRLGDELVVRMQRMDPTPELQLKERRWLPVLAPRLPLPVPTPVRFGEPSERFPKHWTVMTWVPGEPLDHGSISRGAQAADTLAGFLRALHVEAPAEAPIATDFGAHPRDCTNGFENLFQAVVPEDIAAGVRAVWDDAVAAPAWEGPPVWVHGDLHPANVVVSDGTLSGIVDFGAMFAGDPAWDLAAAWVLLPAGTASRFFDMYGHADEATIRRARGLAAMKSLFLMLMGQNGDRGLPGGKPNWGPAGRAALDRVLKGI, translated from the coding sequence ATGACCGACACCGAGATCGAGATCACCGCAGACCTGGTCCGCGACCTGCTGCAGGAGCAACATCCAGACCTTGCAGGGCTGGCCATCCGCGAGGTGGAGGGCGGTTGGGGTAACCAAATGTGGCGCCTCGGGGACGAGTTGGTCGTGCGCATGCAGCGCATGGACCCCACCCCGGAGCTTCAGCTCAAGGAGCGGCGGTGGCTACCCGTGCTGGCCCCGCGCCTGCCGCTCCCGGTGCCGACCCCGGTGCGGTTCGGCGAACCGTCCGAGCGCTTCCCCAAGCACTGGACCGTGATGACGTGGGTGCCCGGTGAGCCGCTGGACCACGGATCGATCAGCCGCGGCGCCCAGGCGGCCGACACGCTGGCGGGCTTCCTCCGGGCGCTCCACGTGGAGGCGCCCGCCGAGGCACCGATCGCTACGGACTTCGGTGCCCATCCCAGGGACTGCACGAACGGCTTCGAGAACCTCTTCCAGGCCGTTGTCCCCGAGGACATCGCGGCCGGCGTCCGGGCCGTCTGGGACGACGCCGTTGCGGCCCCCGCGTGGGAGGGTCCGCCGGTGTGGGTGCACGGCGACCTCCATCCCGCGAACGTCGTGGTCTCGGACGGAACGCTCTCGGGCATCGTCGACTTCGGGGCCATGTTTGCCGGCGATCCGGCGTGGGACCTCGCCGCCGCATGGGTGCTGCTACCCGCAGGCACGGCCTCACGGTTCTTCGACATGTACGGGCATGCAGACGAGGCGACGATCCGACGCGCCCGCGGGCTGGCCGCTATGAAGAGCCTCTTCCTGATGCTCATGGGGCAGAACGGAGATCGGGGCCTTCCCGGCGGCAAGCCGAACTGGGGACCTGCAGGCCGGGCGGCACTTGATCGTGTTCTGAAGGGCATTTGA
- a CDS encoding IS630 family transposase translates to MSASGAVPVPRRGPKLEPLLLSADERVVLERWARRASSAQAVALRARIVLACVGADVPPIVVVARELRIAADTVRKWRRRFLAGRLDGLVDEPRPGRPPSISVDQVEAVVVSTLEEIPKNATHWSRASMADRSGLSKSTVGRIWRKFQLKPHLSDTFKLSTDPLFVEKVYDVVGLYFNPPEGAVVLSVDEKSQIQALDRSQPVLPMMPGMPERRTHDYVRNGLTTLFAAFDVATGEVITSLHRRHRAAEFKKFLVKIEKEVPGHLQVHLIVDNYGTHKTPAIRAWLAKHPRFHLHFTPTGSSWINQVERWFGFLADQKIRRGAHKSVRSLEADIRAWVKQWNESPTPFTWTKTAEEILDSLARFCQRISGAGH, encoded by the coding sequence ATGAGTGCCTCTGGGGCTGTGCCGGTGCCACGTCGTGGCCCGAAGTTGGAACCGTTGTTGTTGTCCGCCGATGAGCGTGTGGTGTTGGAGCGTTGGGCCCGGCGGGCGTCGTCTGCCCAGGCGGTGGCCCTGCGGGCCCGCATCGTGCTGGCATGTGTCGGCGCCGATGTTCCGCCGATTGTCGTGGTGGCACGGGAGTTACGGATCGCGGCGGACACGGTCCGCAAGTGGCGTCGCCGGTTCCTGGCCGGCCGGCTGGACGGGTTGGTGGACGAGCCGCGGCCGGGCCGGCCGCCCAGTATCAGTGTCGATCAGGTAGAGGCAGTCGTGGTCAGCACGTTGGAGGAGATCCCGAAGAATGCCACTCACTGGTCGCGTGCCTCGATGGCCGACCGCAGTGGGCTGTCGAAGTCGACCGTGGGCCGGATCTGGCGGAAGTTCCAGCTCAAGCCGCACCTGAGCGACACTTTCAAGCTCTCGACGGATCCGTTGTTCGTGGAGAAGGTCTACGACGTGGTGGGGCTGTACTTCAACCCGCCCGAGGGCGCGGTGGTGCTTTCGGTGGACGAGAAGTCCCAGATTCAGGCCCTGGACCGCTCTCAGCCGGTGCTGCCGATGATGCCGGGCATGCCCGAGCGCCGCACCCATGACTATGTTCGCAACGGCCTGACCACCTTGTTCGCGGCTTTCGACGTCGCCACCGGTGAAGTCATCACCAGCCTTCATCGTCGGCACCGGGCAGCGGAGTTCAAGAAGTTCCTCGTCAAGATCGAGAAAGAGGTCCCCGGGCACCTCCAGGTCCACCTCATCGTGGACAACTACGGCACCCACAAGACACCGGCGATCAGGGCATGGCTGGCCAAACACCCCCGGTTCCACCTGCACTTCACGCCCACCGGCTCCTCCTGGATCAACCAGGTGGAGCGGTGGTTCGGCTTCCTCGCAGACCAGAAGATCCGTCGTGGCGCCCACAAAAGCGTGCGCTCCCTGGAGGCGGACATCCGTGCATGGGTCAAGCAGTGGAACGAAAGCCCGACCCCGTTCACCTGGACCAAAACAGCCGAAGAGATCCTCGACTCGCTCGCCCGCTTCTGCCAACGGATCTCTGGCGCAGGACACTAG
- a CDS encoding purine-cytosine permease family protein, with the protein MEHHSSPVPGVVENRTIDAVPAAERHGRTRDLFTIWFSANLGPLTVVTGALAPAAFGLSFWWSLAALLAGHLGGGFLMALHSAQGPQLGVPQMIQSRGQFGSVGALAVVLVVIVMYQGFFASNLVVGAQSLSEVTPVGQHTGVLLGAVVSLIVAVVGYRLMHRIGALTSWVFGAVQLVGAVWLFIGGLPEGFLTRGGFSIGGFLGVVSVGALWQIAYAPYVSDYSRYMPADRAGVRSTLWCTYAGCVLGSLLPMVVGAAIGLAGGDNPIAALDGLLGNTLGQLTLWSFALVTMLTNSMNLYGAVLCAVTAVQTFAHRWLPRATGRAVLGTLLTALSVVLALWLAGSFMSSYLDLIYVLQYVLIPWTAINLVDFYLIRHGDYDIASFFARDGGIYGRWNLTALGVYVLGILAEIPFMAQSLYTGPIAHALGDTDLGWIAGLVVTVPVYLLAAGLTGRRRRPAAGTRPPGTDSPGTTTPPASPAPTSGAPTV; encoded by the coding sequence ATGGAACACCACTCGTCGCCCGTCCCGGGCGTCGTGGAAAACCGCACCATCGACGCCGTCCCCGCCGCCGAGCGGCACGGCCGCACCCGCGACCTGTTCACCATCTGGTTCAGCGCGAACCTGGGCCCGCTGACCGTCGTCACCGGCGCCCTGGCCCCCGCCGCTTTCGGCCTCTCCTTCTGGTGGAGCCTTGCGGCCCTGCTGGCCGGCCATCTCGGCGGCGGCTTCCTCATGGCCCTGCACTCGGCGCAGGGCCCGCAGCTCGGCGTGCCGCAGATGATCCAGAGCCGGGGCCAGTTCGGCTCGGTGGGCGCGCTCGCCGTGGTCCTGGTCGTCATCGTCATGTACCAGGGGTTCTTCGCCTCCAATCTGGTCGTCGGCGCCCAGTCGCTGAGCGAGGTGACCCCGGTCGGACAGCACACGGGTGTGCTGCTCGGCGCCGTGGTCAGCCTGATCGTCGCCGTGGTGGGGTACCGCCTTATGCACCGGATCGGCGCCCTCACCAGCTGGGTGTTCGGAGCCGTCCAACTGGTCGGCGCCGTGTGGCTGTTCATCGGCGGACTGCCCGAGGGCTTCCTGACCAGGGGAGGCTTCAGCATCGGCGGGTTCCTCGGCGTGGTCTCCGTCGGCGCGCTCTGGCAGATCGCGTACGCGCCGTACGTCTCCGACTACTCGCGCTATATGCCGGCCGACCGCGCCGGCGTCCGCTCGACGCTCTGGTGCACCTACGCCGGATGCGTCCTCGGCAGCCTGCTCCCGATGGTGGTAGGCGCGGCGATCGGCCTGGCCGGCGGTGACAACCCGATCGCGGCCCTCGACGGTCTGCTCGGCAACACGCTCGGGCAGCTCACCCTGTGGAGCTTCGCCCTGGTCACGATGCTCACCAACTCGATGAACCTGTACGGGGCGGTGCTGTGCGCGGTCACCGCGGTGCAGACCTTCGCGCACCGCTGGCTGCCCCGTGCCACCGGCCGCGCCGTCCTGGGGACCCTGCTCACCGCGCTCTCCGTCGTCCTGGCCCTCTGGCTCGCCGGCTCCTTCATGAGCAGCTATCTCGATCTGATCTACGTCCTGCAGTACGTCCTGATCCCGTGGACGGCGATCAACCTCGTCGACTTCTATCTGATCCGGCACGGCGATTACGACATCGCGTCGTTCTTCGCCAGGGACGGAGGGATCTACGGCCGCTGGAATCTGACAGCTCTGGGGGTCTACGTACTCGGCATCCTCGCCGAGATCCCGTTCATGGCGCAGTCCCTCTACACCGGGCCCATCGCCCACGCCCTCGGCGACACCGACCTCGGCTGGATCGCCGGGCTCGTGGTCACCGTCCCCGTGTATCTGCTGGCCGCCGGGCTGACGGGGCGCAGGCGCCGCCCGGCCGCCGGCACCCGTCCCCCCGGCACCGACTCCCCCGGCACCACGACACCGCCCGCATCCCCCGCACCGACCTCCGGAGCCCCGACCGTATGA
- a CDS encoding Lrp/AsnC family transcriptional regulator: MESDYDELDRRLVHALEIDGRAPFSAIAEVLGVSDRTIARRYARLRSAGAVRVLGGVDPTALGAILWFLRVRCAPAASHSVAEALARRPDTSWVSLSSGGTEITCVVRTESEADSEALLLAKLPRTPRVEGVTAHSVLHAFYGGPDNLVGKLGSLNAEEAERLRPPPMSRRRGPVRLVEGDRKLLALLAADGRAGLEQLAEATDWSPTTVRRRMTELREHGLLYLDIDVDWRMFGLKARTLLWLSVAPAHLEEAGQALAGHPGIAFAAATTGPTNLYASVVCTNQRELYRYLTTRIAALPAVTHLETAPVIRTVKRAANQTWQPAGPLLF; this comes from the coding sequence GTGGAATCCGACTACGACGAGCTGGACCGTCGGCTCGTGCACGCCCTGGAGATCGACGGCCGTGCCCCGTTCAGCGCCATTGCCGAGGTTCTCGGCGTGTCGGACCGCACCATCGCCCGCCGGTACGCCCGGTTGCGGTCGGCCGGGGCGGTACGGGTGCTGGGTGGGGTCGACCCCACCGCGCTGGGCGCGATCCTGTGGTTCCTGCGGGTGCGATGTGCGCCCGCCGCGTCGCACTCGGTCGCCGAGGCGCTGGCCAGACGCCCCGACACGTCCTGGGTGAGTCTCAGCTCGGGCGGCACCGAGATCACCTGCGTGGTCCGTACCGAGAGCGAGGCGGACAGCGAGGCACTGCTGCTGGCCAAACTCCCCCGCACGCCGCGCGTGGAGGGCGTGACGGCGCACTCCGTGCTGCACGCCTTCTACGGCGGCCCGGACAATCTGGTCGGAAAACTGGGGTCGCTGAACGCGGAGGAGGCCGAGCGGCTGCGCCCGCCTCCGATGTCGCGGCGGCGGGGACCGGTACGGCTCGTCGAAGGCGACCGCAAGCTCCTCGCCCTGCTCGCCGCCGACGGCCGGGCCGGGTTGGAGCAGTTGGCCGAGGCGACCGACTGGTCGCCGACGACGGTACGGCGCCGGATGACGGAGCTACGGGAACACGGCCTGCTCTATCTCGACATCGACGTCGACTGGCGCATGTTCGGCTTGAAAGCCCGGACCCTGCTCTGGCTCTCGGTCGCCCCCGCACACCTGGAGGAGGCCGGCCAGGCGCTGGCCGGGCATCCGGGGATCGCGTTCGCCGCCGCCACGACCGGCCCGACCAACCTGTACGCGAGCGTGGTGTGCACGAACCAACGGGAGCTGTACCGGTACCTGACCACCCGGATCGCCGCGCTCCCAGCCGTCACACACCTCGAAACGGCACCAGTGATCAGGACCGTCAAGAGGGCAGCGAACCAGACATGGCAACCGGCCGGCCCCCTGCTGTTCTGA
- a CDS encoding LysR family transcriptional regulator, which translates to MPPVAFTLVQLRYFVAAAEAGSMTGAAERLLIAQSAVSTAVSNLEHELGVQLFLRRRAKGLTPTPAGSRLLHEARKLLAHAREVADEAKGTGAELTGPVALGCFITLAPFFLPALLTEFADRCPGVEVSVLEAEVTELGRALSEGRIDWALTYDLGFGPEVQRETVATVPAHALVAAGHRLAGRKSVDLAELAGEPLVLLDLPYSRDYFWSMVNATGTRPVVRHRTQSYETVRSLVARGHGFSVLNQLPATAQTYSGGEVVALPLSSAHTPLDLVLAQVAGVRQTRRARALMDVVREVVPGAVPPSRAAGDR; encoded by the coding sequence ATGCCACCTGTCGCGTTCACCCTGGTCCAGCTGCGCTACTTCGTCGCCGCGGCCGAGGCGGGCAGCATGACGGGCGCCGCCGAACGCCTGCTGATCGCCCAGTCGGCGGTCTCCACGGCCGTGTCCAACCTGGAGCACGAGCTCGGCGTGCAGCTGTTCCTCCGGCGCCGGGCCAAGGGGCTGACACCGACCCCTGCGGGAAGCCGTCTGCTGCACGAGGCCCGGAAGCTGCTGGCGCACGCGAGGGAGGTCGCCGACGAGGCGAAGGGGACGGGCGCGGAGCTGACCGGGCCGGTGGCGCTGGGCTGCTTCATCACGCTGGCACCGTTCTTCCTCCCGGCGCTGCTCACCGAGTTCGCCGACCGCTGCCCCGGCGTGGAAGTGAGCGTGCTGGAGGCCGAAGTCACCGAACTGGGGCGGGCGTTGAGCGAGGGCCGGATCGACTGGGCGCTGACCTACGACCTCGGGTTCGGCCCGGAGGTCCAGCGGGAGACCGTGGCCACCGTGCCCGCCCATGCCCTGGTCGCCGCCGGCCACCGGCTGGCCGGACGGAAGTCGGTCGACCTGGCCGAGCTGGCCGGTGAACCGCTCGTACTGCTCGATCTGCCGTACAGCCGCGACTACTTCTGGTCGATGGTGAACGCGACGGGCACCCGCCCCGTCGTCCGCCACCGAACCCAGAGCTATGAGACGGTGCGCTCCCTGGTGGCGCGCGGACACGGCTTCTCGGTCCTCAACCAGCTGCCGGCCACCGCCCAGACGTACAGCGGCGGTGAGGTCGTCGCGCTGCCGCTGTCCAGTGCGCACACCCCGCTGGACCTGGTGCTCGCCCAGGTGGCCGGAGTGCGCCAGACGCGCCGGGCGCGGGCCCTGATGGATGTGGTACGTGAGGTGGTGCCGGGCGCCGTACCGCCCTCGCGCGCTGCCGGTGACAGATAG
- a CDS encoding aldehyde dehydrogenase translates to MNTHADWQRRAAALDFRTRVFTDGRWTDAADGATFATIDPATGRTVARVAQGGAPEIDAAVRVARTAFEDGRWSRTDPAVRKRVLLRLAALIEANGPELALLDTLDMGKPITESYGTDVPGAAGCFAWYAEAADKLYDEVAPTPPGSLALVRRAPLGVVGAVVPWNFPLDIATWKLAPALAAGNSVVLKPAEQSPLSALRLAELAAEAGLPDGVLNVVPGPGPTAGRALGLHADVDTVVFTGSTSVGKQFLSYAADSNMKQVWLEAGGKSPCLVFADADLDAAAERAAWGFLYNAGQVCSANTRLLVDASIAEEFTDRVVKHTAAYVPGDPLDPATRLGPLVDERQAARILGAVTGSGGRIACGGTRPDRDGAYLDPTVVTGLAPDSPLAREELFGPVLTVLPFTDEGDAVRIANDSPYGLAASLWTRDLSRAHRVADALRAGTVSVNTVDALSPATPFGGFKQSGFGRDLSLHSFDKYTGLKTTWIDYA, encoded by the coding sequence ATGAACACCCACGCCGACTGGCAGCGGCGCGCCGCAGCCCTCGACTTCCGTACCCGCGTCTTCACCGACGGCCGCTGGACCGACGCCGCCGACGGAGCCACCTTCGCCACCATCGATCCGGCCACCGGCAGGACCGTCGCCCGGGTCGCGCAGGGCGGCGCGCCCGAGATCGACGCCGCTGTCCGGGTCGCCCGTACCGCCTTCGAGGACGGCCGCTGGTCCCGCACCGACCCCGCCGTCCGCAAACGGGTGCTGCTGCGCCTCGCCGCCCTCATCGAGGCGAACGGCCCCGAACTGGCGCTCCTCGACACTCTCGACATGGGCAAGCCGATCACGGAGTCGTACGGCACCGACGTGCCCGGCGCCGCCGGCTGCTTCGCCTGGTACGCGGAGGCCGCGGACAAGCTGTACGACGAGGTCGCCCCCACCCCGCCGGGCAGCCTTGCGCTCGTCCGGCGCGCGCCGCTCGGGGTCGTCGGCGCGGTGGTGCCGTGGAACTTCCCGCTGGATATCGCCACCTGGAAGCTCGCGCCCGCGCTGGCCGCGGGCAACAGCGTCGTCCTCAAGCCCGCCGAGCAGTCCCCGCTTTCGGCGCTGCGGCTGGCCGAACTCGCCGCGGAGGCCGGGCTGCCGGACGGGGTGCTCAATGTCGTCCCCGGCCCGGGTCCGACGGCCGGGCGCGCGCTCGGGCTGCACGCGGACGTGGACACCGTGGTCTTCACCGGTTCCACGTCCGTCGGCAAGCAGTTCCTGTCGTACGCGGCCGACTCCAACATGAAGCAGGTGTGGCTGGAAGCCGGCGGGAAGAGCCCCTGCCTGGTCTTCGCCGACGCCGACCTGGACGCCGCGGCGGAACGTGCCGCGTGGGGCTTCCTCTACAACGCGGGCCAGGTCTGCTCCGCCAACACCCGGCTGCTCGTGGACGCCTCGATCGCCGAGGAGTTCACGGACCGGGTCGTCAAGCACACCGCCGCCTATGTGCCGGGCGATCCGCTCGACCCGGCCACCCGGCTCGGTCCGCTGGTCGACGAGCGGCAGGCGGCCCGGATCCTCGGGGCGGTCACCGGCTCCGGCGGCCGCATCGCCTGCGGAGGTACCCGCCCCGACCGGGACGGCGCCTATCTGGACCCGACCGTGGTCACCGGACTCGCCCCGGACTCGCCGCTCGCCCGCGAAGAGCTCTTCGGGCCGGTGCTGACCGTGCTGCCGTTCACCGATGAGGGGGACGCGGTACGGATCGCCAACGACTCCCCGTACGGGCTCGCCGCGTCGCTCTGGACCCGCGACCTCTCCCGCGCCCACCGGGTCGCCGACGCGCTGCGGGCCGGGACGGTCTCGGTGAACACCGTCGACGCGCTGAGTCCGGCCACCCCCTTCGGCGGGTTCAAGCAGTCGGGCTTCGGACGCGATCTCTCCCTGCACTCCTTCGACAAGTACACCGGCCTGAAGACGACTTGGATCGACTACGCATGA
- a CDS encoding ArgE/DapE family deacylase: MNTLVLDEIDRRADDLVRLTCDLVAFDTTVRGSADEPARDEADLQEYLAARLRAAGATADVFTPAAGGLPASPQTPPGLGFDGRPQLVARFPGTGGGRSLLFNGHIDVVSAEPRTAWTSDPFRAEVRDGRLYGRGTCDMKGGIAAAVVAAEALAALGVRLPGDLLINTATDEEWNGAGTLASVHHGVRADAAIVPEPTDLDVVTAQRGILGGTVTVAGRPGHAEHPPGDWRAGGAVNAIEKTLPVLAALQGLRERWAADPAHRHPLLPPPSIVPTTIRGGEWWVTYPASCEVGLDITYLPVQADDGGWASRVRDDIERTVRAACAADGWLTAHPPRFAWDTELPPAEVGSGHPLVGRLAACATALGRTPRVLGEPSWTDAATLTRIGGTPAVCLGPTATRPDGSPTLHTIDEYIEVSDLVDTAKALALAAVELTGPA; this comes from the coding sequence ATGAACACACTTGTCCTGGACGAGATCGACAGGCGCGCCGACGACCTGGTCCGCCTCACCTGCGACCTGGTGGCCTTCGACACGACCGTGCGCGGCAGCGCGGACGAACCCGCCCGCGACGAGGCCGACCTCCAGGAGTACCTGGCGGCCCGGCTGCGCGCGGCCGGTGCCACCGCCGATGTCTTCACCCCGGCCGCCGGCGGCCTGCCCGCATCGCCGCAGACACCGCCCGGGCTCGGTTTCGACGGCCGCCCGCAGCTGGTCGCCCGCTTCCCGGGCACGGGCGGCGGCCGGTCGCTGCTGTTCAACGGCCACATCGATGTGGTGTCCGCCGAGCCCCGGACCGCCTGGACCAGTGATCCGTTCCGCGCCGAGGTCCGTGACGGGCGGCTGTACGGGCGCGGCACCTGCGACATGAAGGGCGGCATCGCGGCGGCGGTCGTCGCCGCCGAGGCGCTCGCCGCGCTCGGTGTCCGGCTCCCCGGCGACCTGCTGATCAACACCGCGACCGACGAGGAGTGGAACGGGGCGGGCACCCTCGCCTCCGTCCACCACGGCGTACGCGCCGATGCGGCGATCGTCCCGGAGCCGACCGACCTCGATGTCGTCACCGCGCAGCGGGGCATACTCGGCGGCACCGTCACCGTCGCGGGCCGCCCCGGGCACGCCGAACACCCGCCGGGAGACTGGCGGGCCGGGGGCGCCGTCAACGCCATCGAGAAGACCCTTCCGGTGCTCGCCGCCCTCCAGGGGCTGCGCGAACGCTGGGCGGCCGACCCCGCGCACCGGCACCCGCTGCTGCCGCCCCCTTCGATCGTGCCGACCACCATCCGGGGCGGTGAGTGGTGGGTGACCTACCCTGCCTCCTGCGAAGTCGGCCTGGACATCACCTATCTGCCGGTCCAGGCCGACGACGGCGGCTGGGCGAGCCGGGTACGGGACGACATCGAGCGGACGGTACGGGCGGCCTGCGCGGCGGACGGCTGGCTCACCGCGCATCCGCCCCGGTTCGCCTGGGACACCGAACTGCCGCCCGCCGAGGTCGGCTCCGGCCATCCGCTGGTCGGCCGGCTCGCCGCCTGCGCCACGGCGCTCGGCCGCACGCCCCGGGTACTCGGCGAACCCTCCTGGACGGACGCGGCGACGCTCACCCGCATCGGCGGCACGCCCGCCGTCTGCCTTGGCCCCACCGCGACCCGGCCCGACGGATCACCGACCCTCCACACCATCGACGAGTACATCGAGGTCAGCGATCTCGTCGACACCGCGAAGGCGCTGGCACTGGCCGCCGTCGAACTGACCGGCCCCGCCTGA